CCCATGTGATAGAATGGTGTGGATAAttctaaatctttgtaattctaAGGTTAGAGTATGTTCCCTTTATGCCTCCAATGACTATAGAGAAAGAATAGAACTTTGGAAATAGTTTGCTAGTCTCTTggatattccttggcttattgggaaagactttaacatgattgagcaTCCAGAAGATAAGCTTAAAGTTTTAACTTGAAATGGCAATGTGGGGAGAAGCTCCATTGGGCTATAATTAAAGATAAACTCTGACAATTTGATCCCCTTGAAGATATGAAGGAGGAGTTTAAGTCAATATGGTATACCTAATGTAACCTTAAGCAAGGGAGGAGGATAAGTTATTGTAGATTGGATAGTTTATATGCTAATAAAgactttttttctttcaaaaaagaaGGTGATAGAACCATAGTCAAAGTGTGTACTTTCACTCTCTCAGATCATCATCCAATATCAACTCAAATTATAGTGAACTTCAATATAGCCTCGCAACCTACTTGAGAGATGAGAACTTTATGCTTAAAACCAATCTTCTAAAGGATCAAGATGTTAAAAATGCAATTTATATTATTAGACAAATCAATGAATAGGACTCGCATACCCCCTTTGCCATTGATAAATGGAACAAAAAATTTAGTAGTTGGAAAGTGCTATGTCAAACTATTGGAAACAAGAAAGATAAAGATGGTAGAAGACCTGGGAGAGAACTTCCCAGAACTTGTGGATAACTTGAATTTCATGTTGCCCAAATTCAAAATAATCCTGACAATTTGGAATtgtctctctccttatcctagtcTCCTCGGTTCGTTTTAATGTGTTCAAGACCTAATATGGAAGACATGGGAATTCATTAAACACGTGGTTACTAATAATAGGATCATTAGtagtaataattttttttgtgGAGAGATGTCTATCTAGTGGAACTTTTTCCATAAGGATAGACCACTTGCCCTCATTCAAGGTTGCTCTGGCAAGAGATGGCTTCTTAAAGGAATTTGTTGTTTTAATGATATTATTACTAAGGGAAAATTTGATTTCTTGGTTTGAGCTTAGGAAAATGTATCATTTGTCCCCTTCCAACTAGAGGACCTATACTATGCTAAGGGAGGCATGTCTCAACCTTCATCTCCCCATGTTGTgtaaggtgattttggacaagttaGATCCTACACATGGGTGGGTGGAACTCCACTCATGAATACCAGAGCTAAAATGGTTAATGATGGTTTATCTTATAACTCAAATATGATTATTCATTTTAACTCTATATGGCACTTGAATTGCAGTAGTAATGATTGGACATCTAAACAAATAGAtttgaatttgtcaaaatagtCTAACATATTTCTTCTAATAATATTCAATGATGTAAGTTGAGCATCTTTGTTAATGTCTTATAAACTAGAAGGAATGTAGGTGCCCAACACACTTGATATATTCCTTGCAAGATATTAATtgttttgaaaagattaattttggAATTAAAAGTACTCATTTTAgaattcatttatgtggatggaaTTTTAAGAAGATTGCTTGCaagttatttattgtttaatttaaaaaattgaaacattAAATCTAAGTTGCTTCATTTAGTTTTGTGTTTCCATTTTAATTGATTTGAAGAATTATAGCATAAAATAAATTCAATGTTATTGAAAAAGTAAACCAATGTTATACTAAGCAAAAATAGAATTATACAAGTAATTTTCAAttcattattttaatatttaaattaaacaaaaaaattaaaattaatatataaacAAATTATCATAGTCAACTAAtacaaataaaaaagaaataatatattcACAAAcacaaaataattattaataaataatgtcAAGGTTCTTATATTAGAACAAAATTTgatcattaaataaaaaataacataaaaattaaaaaatatctaatatttcaataacaaataaaatatatgttaattgtgaaaatattttattataacattatTATCTAATAAAAATATCAATATAATTACTTTTTCACATTACATGTACCAAAATttaaacacataaaataaaaaataatattaaacctCTTTGAAATTAATTATTGTAATCAACCATCTTTACATCATGATAAAAAAGAAATTAACCCTTTTTCACTCGACCTCACtttaaaatataaatgataatatttATAGTTGAATATTAGTAATAACAAACATGTAAATATGGGCAGGGGAGTTAGAAAAACTTATCTAATATTTATTGGATCTCTATATCCTCTTGCTCAACATATTACCTACATGGATTCAACGTTGAAAAAGATATTGGATAAAGCTATCCTCTAAAGCAAAACATTTGTATCTCCATTTTAGGTGAGAGCACAACACTGCAACCACAATGCCAAATCCAACCCCAAAACACAACCCCACTGCCACTTCCCACCATCGATCCATCTCATCTGCATCTGCATCTGCATCTCCTGCGCTATTCCATTGTACTTGGCTGCCTCTATGACCAGAATCAGATCTCATTGTTCCATTTTCCAAGGGAGGCCCGTGAAGATTGGGGTTCCTCACATAAGAAGCCTCCTCAAACGTTGCAAACTGCCTCCCCTGCGGAATTAACCCagagagattgttgtttgaaagattcaaaattgaAAGGAATGTGATATTTACAAGATCTGTCGGAATGGTGCCTGGCAGCATGTTTCGTGAAAGATCCAAAGATTCCAGATGAGCCATAGCTCCAAAGGATTCAGGAATACTACCTCTCAAATTGTTATTTGAAATGTTGAGAGCAATTAAACCCTTCAGATCTCCCATTTCCTCAGGAATTTTGCCTGACAACTTGTTGTTTGAAAGATCATGAACTTGAACGCACTGATAATCTTAGGATAAAGTTGCTTGTCCTTTAATCCAGAGTGTTAATTGATTCACAAACATTATATGGAAACTGGGACCAGCGTCAAATCCATAGTTTGTCTTATTCCAGCTCATCTCTATTTTGTCACTCTGTGTCTGATTCGCCATGGCATTCAACTTCCTCAAATTCTCAGGAATAAGTCCTGATAAATTATTATGAGATAAATCTAGAATCTGAAGATTCATGAGCCTGAGCAACTCCGTTGGAAAAGTCCCTTGAAACCTATTAAAAGCCAAGCTGAGAATTCGTAACTCTGCCAGCTCTCCAATCCAAACTGGTATGCTCCCCTGAATTCTATTTTTTCCTATGTCAAATACTCGGAGTTGTGTACAATTTACAATAGAAGGAGGGATAACACCTTGCAAACTGTTTTGACCAAGATTTAGTGTCTGAAGTAGAGTAAGATTTCCTAGCTCTTCTGGCATCTCACCTTCCAAATAATTTTGAGCCAAATTCAAAATTAGCAGTTCAAAACATCTTACCAGATTCGTTGGAATGGCATCACTTAGCCTGTTCTTTGACAAGTCCAAAAATATCATTCCCTTATCGGCAGAGCATAGAGAGCGTGGAATAGAACCATTGAACATATTCTCTGACAAGTCTAAATGCCATAGAGGACAATCTGGAACATACCCATGCAAGCTATTGTTATGCAAGTCTACAACATATAGAGACTTCGAAAGAACAGGAGGCAGAGAACCTTCCAGACGGTTATGTGAAAGATTGAGCACTTGAAGACTGGGAAGCTCCCACAACCAAGTGGGGATATTTCCCACAAAGTTGTTATCTGACAGATCCAAATCTGTTAATGAGAAATGAGTAGACAAGAAAGACGGAATCTCCCCTTGAAGGTTACAAGACCTTAATCCCAGGTACTCCAGTTGGGCGAATTGCGGAATCCAACTTAAAGAGATATTAAGTGTAAGATGATTTTCAGAAAAGTCCACTTCTTTGAGGTGTGGTGTTTCCAATACGTAAGAAGAAATGCTGCCAGTTAAATTGTTAGAGTTGAGTATCAACCTTTCTAATCGGACGAGCTTTGAAATGGTATCTGGAATTGTTCCAGACAATTGGTTGTTACTGAGGTCTAAATGTGCGAGAGAAGAAAGCCTACCAACGAAGGACCCAAACGGTGGCAAATACCCTGTTAAATTATTGTATGAGAGGTCCAACATTTCAAGCATTGAAAAATTTGCAATGGAGTGAGGAATCAGTCCTCCTAGATGGTGGTTATATGACAAGTCAAGATTTCTCAGGCCAGAACGGCTCAGGAAATTTGAAGGAATGGAACCATTGAGACCACCACTAGAGAGATCAAGGGAAATCAAGGACGAGACATTCTGAAACCAGGCTGGCAATGGGGAATAAAATGGATTGTTTTTAAGAGCAAGATTAGATAAGTAAGTGAGGTTTAGGAGAGAAGGTATTGTACCTGAAAGTCCACAATAACCGAAGTGAATCTCCGTAAGATTAGAGAGGCTGCTAAGGGCGTTACCCCAATCCCGAGATGCCACTGACAGATTCACAAAAGACATATCCAGGTATTCCAAGCTTCTCAGATTTCTGATCCATCCTGCAAACCTCATATTCTCCAAGTGATATTCTGAGTCTGTTGAGAGATCCAGGTAGCGCAAGGTTGTAATGTTACCCAATTCTAGAGGAATCTCACCTCCAAATTCAGCACGTGCCATGTTAAGAAAAGTAAGCCTCTGAAGTTTCGCCAATTGAGGTGGTATGGGAGTACCACTGAAATCATTGCCGCTCAAATCAAGGTGGCGCAAGTTTGTCAAGTTACCCAATTCCAGAAGAACCTCAGCTCCAAGTCCAGAATATGCCAAGCTAAGGAGAGTAAGCTTCTGTAGTTTTGCCAACTTAGGAGTACCATCGAAGTCATTCACGCTCAAATCCAGATGGCGCAAGGTTGTAATATTACTCAGTGCTACAAAGATCTCCCCTCCGAATCCAACATGTGCCAAGCTAAGGAAAGTAAGCTTTTGGAGTTTTGCCAACTGAGGAGGTATGGCAGTACGATTGAAGTGATTCAAGCTCAAATCCAAATATTGGAGATGCTGCAGGTTGAACAGCGACGGATGGATCGTCCCACGCAGAGGACGTGAATATCCCCCCTCCCAGCATTCCTCTGAGAAATCACAGCGGAATTTGAGGTTGAGGGAAACAACATGACCGGAATTGTACTCACAGATGACACCCTGCCATTGACAACAGTTGAATTGCTGCCACGAGTTTAATCGGCCAGAGTAATCAATGAGGCCACTCCTAAAGTCGAGAAGGTAATTTCTTTCATCATCTCGGCAGGCGTTAACGAATGAGAAATGAAAGTGCAGCATTATCATCATCGTTACGCAGAATGAAAAGGGAGACATGACTGTATACAACAGCTCTGAAAGGGCGAATGCAATAAAGGTTGTGGATCATTAAGAGAGCTCTCTTCCCTATAACAGAGCTTTATATTTAGTAAACTCGAGTctgttttcttgattttttaatgtgCGACTTTTCTCTGCCGTATACGTCTCTCTCCTCAAACCtactcttcttcattttcttttaacTCAAACACTCAATAAAGTATATTGGTGGAAGGTGTAAGTCTATATCTTATATAGATGTTTTCAAAGATAAGTATGTTGGTATTATTTATACTTATaacaagtaaataatattattttaataatataataaatattttgtatagttttttgttttgattgtgagtttttcttCGATGTTTCTCATCATTAGGAAGAGAGTAAGACAAGAGAAGAGGTAAAAAAAATCTTTTGTTTTTGTAACTCTAGCACAATTACTTgagaaaagataaaataaaaaataaagaatattttAATAACTACAAAAAATGCGCTATACAAATAAGAGAAACTAAGAAACAATGCATCATTTGATATTTATTCAATAGATTTTAAAGAAGTATATGAAATTTTACCTTCAAATAGTATAATTGAGTAACTATCAAACTCAACCATAACATATATTGCTGGTTCTAATAGTGTACTTCATGGTTTGTACATTATATTTCAAATATACCCTAGGGCTCCATTTAGAAGACGTAATTCTATCACAAAAATTTGGTAGTTAACACAATCCTTTAATCCTTAATAATTAATAACTCCTCAATAGTTTTATCAATTTGATCTTCTTATAGTGCAATAATACTACCTATTTGGTTTGTAAGCTAAGTAAAATAGGTAGTTGGAATGAATACATTTTTTGTTCTAACTATGCATATATTCATTTCTAGCAAATGAATATGTACTACTGTCAAATTCTTTATTTGTCAGTGTGTCTATGCTAACATTGGTTCTTGTCAATAGAAATTTCCATTCACCAATAACTAGATTCATATCTATTAGACTTGTGAGAAGCTGATAAAACCCTTGATGTTATCACTTTCTCCTTCTTGTTTGAATATCTTATTTAAAGCAACAACTCTTTTAATGTTTTCATattagtttaatttattaattactaGCATGTGATGTTCTATAATTAATTAAAGTCAACTATCCAAATTTTCTAACAAAAATCAG
This genomic stretch from Cryptomeria japonica chromosome 8, Sugi_1.0, whole genome shotgun sequence harbors:
- the LOC131049671 gene encoding receptor-like protein EIX2, whose product is MMIMLHFHFSFVNACRDDERNYLLDFRSGLIDYSGRLNSWQQFNCCQWQGVICEYNSGHVVSLNLKFRCDFSEECWEGGYSRPLRGTIHPSLFNLQHLQYLDLSLNHFNRTAIPPQLAKLQKLTFLSLAHVGFGGEIFVALSNITTLRHLDLSVNDFDGTPKLAKLQKLTLLSLAYSGLGAEVLLELGNLTNLRHLDLSGNDFSGTPIPPQLAKLQRLTFLNMARAEFGGEIPLELGNITTLRYLDLSTDSEYHLENMRFAGWIRNLRSLEYLDMSFVNLSVASRDWGNALSSLSNLTEIHFGYCGLSGTIPSLLNLTYLSNLALKNNPFYSPLPAWFQNVSSLISLDLSSGGLNGSIPSNFLSRSGLRNLDLSYNHHLGGLIPHSIANFSMLEMLDLSYNNLTGYLPPFGSFVGRLSSLAHLDLSNNQLSGTIPDTISKLVRLERLILNSNNLTGSISSYVLETPHLKEVDFSENHLTLNISLSWIPQFAQLEYLGLRSCNLQGEIPSFLSTHFSLTDLDLSDNNFVGNIPTWLWELPSLQVLNLSHNRLEGSLPPVLSKSLYVVDLHNNSLHGYVPDCPLWHLDLSENMFNGSIPRSLCSADKGMIFLDLSKNRLSDAIPTNLVRCFELLILNLAQNYLEGEMPEELGNLTLLQTLNLGQNSLQGVIPPSIVNCTQLRVFDIGKNRIQGSIPVWIGELAELRILSLAFNRFQGTFPTELLRLMNLQILDLSHNNLSGLIPENLRKLNAMANQTQSDKIEMSWNKTNYGFDAGPSFHIMFVNQLTLWIKGQATLS
- the LOC131049670 gene encoding putative receptor like protein 25; amino-acid sequence: MGDLKGLIALNISNNNLRGSIPESFGAMAHLESLDLSRNMLPGTIPTDLVNITFLSILNLSNNNLSGLIPQGRQFATFEEASYVRNPNLHGPPLENGTMRSDSGHRGSQVQWNSAGDADADADEMDRWWEVAVGLCFGVGFGIVVAVLCSHLKWRYKCFALEDSFIQYLFQR